The Williamwhitmania sp. DNA window GCCAAAAAGGCAAGGTTTTGCGGAAAAAGGTTACCTTTGCCATGGTTTAAGTAAAATTTTGATAAGAAGTTAGAGGATGAAGCAGAGTGTTGATACAGAAGAACTTTTAGCAAGAATTGTTGAAGGAATTCAGGAAAAGAAGGGTAAAGGAATTGTTACTCTTGATTTACGTAAGCTCGATAATGCCATTTGCTCATACTATGTAATATGCAACGCCGATTCTGGCACGCAAGTTGAAGCAATAGCCAACTCAGTGGACGAGGTTGTGCGGGAAAAATGTGGAGAAAAACCATGGAGAACAGACGGATTCACCAACGCAATTTGGATTGTGGTTGATTACTTCGACATTATGGTTCACGTTTTTCGTACCGATGCTCGCGACTTTTACAGGTTAGAGGAAATGTGGGCAGACGCCAAGGCTGTAGTTTTT harbors:
- the rsfS gene encoding ribosome silencing factor: MKQSVDTEELLARIVEGIQEKKGKGIVTLDLRKLDNAICSYYVICNADSGTQVEAIANSVDEVVREKCGEKPWRTDGFTNAIWIVVDYFDIMVHVFRTDARDFYRLEEMWADAKAVVFQDEN